The proteins below are encoded in one region of Heliangelus exortis chromosome 22, bHelExo1.hap1, whole genome shotgun sequence:
- the AKNA gene encoding microtubule organization protein AKNA isoform X1 gives MEISPGCWWRGVDDVTYIGDKDVPSPPPPPGHEATQVTVTPRPRAMASPAPWLQWTQTQLRHWEGEEEEEEEEDDFESRMDEDGVIGLGESTRRPLWGGGEGPEEGSPAEEGTPAKEGSPSEEGCPAKEGRWHPRRDLEEEEDQGTSGEDEGPWGAESDGEPYPELSYEGQWGSGSSGSPRVLRDDRVLCQPHGCSTDGGDTSGLSDTSPGPATPFRQHRGWGDTSGEHGQGWTPSRTLPPRLHDATSTEPVPKAQPAGTGLPAPGLPLSGELWGTGTPPAPQLQNGSQVPKKAAPRVRPPKPSRQSPSLRPRRRQTGDKEGPDPSGPGGAGTSEGTQYGRGRLNHPLPDLSKVGARVKIDQSYRPPRGRALPARPRASAAPLGFKSPAEIVREVLLSSGEGVPSQTTTTTGLPQEFRSPRQATQLVQQLQDDYHKLLTKYAEAENTIDQLRLGARVSLYTDPPRPSHSLATGTVATSSQVVALSIPRASMAAFSMASDPPDPPSGAPSPGPPTREGSPQPSFPPQPLGGCPTCPGFSCCPGTLLTGTLAGQTHKLQAQVESFESWMQAGSPSPQELLQRFRKLKDVQDALERAYLRARHQHPGGSGDFDPDRTVEGEIFHLGLRLEELKERLEPGARQQLPPQPPAWPRSPETPPQGTAGDSDEVTGALPRRLWQKQLQVEEDFSDLLAQYKHFKSLPESLSLEQLSLAESGTQEEVDGLTAGDGDPHKVPCRTRSLEEGVDLETSPLHPPERRTAPLPPRKLPWPEGTQGHMSPATTGEPPSTAKPLLGPPEPPRVPLSHRSSTAPQHPPHKEQRIVSPETDSGFVGSEASRVSPPVHTPEHRPPGTGTPGSLGPSVPILSTLCPPPRKREVTPLPSKMALVGIYPAGGQEGMGTPHLPPCPPWQSSPPPRWAESRGSKAGPHPGPHQDGGLSSGRDTPTSHTTNPGSPCPPSSPPRTDSEVEGRSCASTGGHPPTMDRGPASPPLPPETPSPTLLSPSPLPLHPAHCDLLGSRMERDRAIRALQDEVWRLQRRLEESLGHPKGKVPPARGQLVASGTSSPKDTAPSGEPISPVGGRGVPKVTVVRRGRSASLPRDRRELELTSESNPSPSGPRTAPSPRKSPRSPSGAVTFRGQYTGTRYQAGMPRVTLAPQEELGPPGCAQCHRRGTSAASSWVDDAARQPQHSTPRRTHCPTCRAPMGAPTPRVRDKARHAECGPADTSPPGSRVGPHTEKLQNPGIWYLAGSPSAPPATIPCLAPIPFVPYAPSLLYCSPVVPTSAPAMARVPPQPPVGQRQAEHPPQPPTTVPHGCLSLEELEELNWTLSRAVEVAQSMKTTTTRMSRTLTTQLSRARDLRSSCLF, from the exons atggagaTATCCCCAGGATGCTGGTGGAGG GGCGTGGATGATGTGACCTACATTGGTGACAAGGATGTCCCCAGCCCGCCACCGCCTCCGGGACATGAAGCGACACAAGTGACGGTGACGCCGCGCCCGCGGGCCATGGCCAGCCCGGCACCATGGCTGCAGTGGACACAAACACAgctgaggcactgggagggagaggaggaggaggaggaggaagaagacgACTTCGAAAGTCGGATGGACGAGGATGGAGTCATCGGGCTGGGGGAGAGCACCCGGAGGCCACTGTGGG GCGGTGGCGAGGGACCGGAGGAGGGCTCCCCAGCAGAGGAGGGGACCCCAGCAAAGGAGGGGTCCCCATCAGAGGAGGGGTGCCCCGCAAAGGAGGGGCGCTGGCACCCACGACGAGacctggaggaggaagaggaccAGGGCACCTCTGGGGAGGACGAGGGTCCCTGGGGGGCAGAGAGCGATGGGGAGCCCTACCCTGAGCTCTCCTACGAGGGCCAGTGGGGCTCGGGGTCCAGCGGTAGCCCCAGGGTGTTGCGGGATGATCGGGTTCTCTGCCAGCCCCACGGCTGCAGCACGGATGGTGGTGACACCTCAGGGCTGTCCGACAccagccctggccctgccaCCCCATTCCGCCAGCATCGGGGCTGGGGGGATACCAGTGGGGAGCACGGGCAGGGCTGGACCCCAAGTCGGACCCTCCCACCACGTCTCCATGATGCCACCAGCACCGAGCCAGTCCCCAAGGCCCAGCCAGCTGGGACGGGGCTGCCAGCCCCCGGTTTACCCCTCTCgggggagctgtggggcacTGGAacccctcctgcaccccagctACAAAATGGTTCCCAGGTGCCCAAGAAAGCAGCCCCCAGGGTGCGGCCCCCCAAGCCCAGCCGGCAGTCCCCGTCCCTGCGTCCTCGACGGCGGCAGACGGGTGACAAGGAGGGGCCGGATCCCTCGGGACCGGGTGGCGCCGGGACATCCGAGGGCACCCAGTATGGCCGAGGGCGCCTCAATCACCCCCTGCCCGACCTCTCGAAAGTGGGGGCACGGGTGAAGATCGACCAGAGCTACCGACCCCCGCGGGGCCGAGCCCTGCCCGCCCGCCCCAGGGCCTCTGCTGCCCCCCTGGGGTTCAAGTCCCCGGCAGAAATCGTCCGGGaggtgctgctgagcagtggggagggggtcCCCTCACagaccaccaccaccaccgGGCTGCCCCAGGAGTTCAGGTCCCCCCGACAAGCCACCCAGCTggtgcagcagctccag GATGACTACCACAAGCTGCTGACAAAGTACGCCGAGGCTGAGAACACCATTGACCAACTGCGCCTGGGGGCCAGG gtGAGCCTGTACACTGACCCACCACGgcccagccacagcctggccACTGGCACAGTGGCCACCAGTAGCCAAGTGGTGGCCCTCAGCATCCCACGGGCCAGCATGGCAGCTTTCAGCATGGCCTCAGACCCCCCAGACCCACCCAGTGGAG CTCCGTCACCAGGACCACCAACCCGGGAGGGTTCACCCCAaccttctttccccccccaaCCCTTGGGGGGCTGCCCCACCTGCCCAGGgttctcctgctgcccagggacCCTGCTGACAGGGACACTGGCGGGACAGACCCACAAGCTGCAGGCACAG GTGGAGTCCTTTGAAAGCTGGATGCAGGCGGGGAGCCCCTCACCCCAGGAACTGCTCCAG AGGTTCAGGAAGCTGAAGGATGTGCAGGATGCGCTGGAGCGGGCGTACCTGAGAGCCCGGCACCAGCACCCGGGGGGCTCGGGGGACTTCGATCCCGATCG CACGGTGGAAGGGGAGATTTTCCACCTGGGGTTGCgcctggaggagctgaaggAGCGATTGGAACCCggggccaggcagcagctccccccccagcccccagcctggcccCGCTCCCCCGAG ACCCCcccccaggggacagcaggtgACAGTGATGAGGTGACAGGGGCTTTGCCCCGGCGCCTCTGGCAGAAGCAGCTCCAAGTGGAGGAGGATTTCAGTGACCTGCTGGCACA GTACAAGCACTTCAAGTCCTTGCCCGAGTCGCTgagcctggagcagctgagcctggcAGAGAGTGGGACCCAGGAGGAGGTGGATGGGCTTACAGCAGGGGATGGTGACCCCCACAAGGTCCCCTGCAGAACACGGTCACTAGAGGAGGGGGTTGACCTCGAGACCTCCCCCTT gcACCCTCCAGAGAGAAGAACTGCACCACTGCCCCCCAGGAAGCTCCCATGGCCAGAGGGGACACAGGGCCACATGTCCCCTGCCACCACTGGGGAGCCACCATCCACAGCCAAGCCACTCCTGGGGCCTCCCGAGCCACCACGGGTGCCTCTGTCCCACCGAAGCAGCactgccccccagcaccctccccacAAG GAGCAGCGCATCGTGTCACCAGAGACAGACAGTGGCTTCGTGGGCTCAGAGGCCAGCAGGGTGTCACCCCCCGTGCACACCCCCGAGCACCGGCCCCCTGGCACTGG GACCCCTGGCTCGCTGGGaccctctgtccccatcctctcCACCCTCTGTCCCCCTCCACGGAAGAGAGAGGTGACCCCGCTTCCCTCCAAGATGGCTCTGGTGGGCATCTACCCAGCAGGTGGGCAGGAGGGCATGGGGACCCCCCACCtgcccccctgtcccccctggcagagcagcccaCCACCCCGCTGGGCCGAGAGCAGGGGCAGCAAGGCAGGACCCCACCCAGGACCCCACCAGGATGGGG GTCTCTCCTCGGGGAGGGACACCCCCACCTCCCACACCACCAACCCAGGCTCACCgtgccctccctcctccccgccACGCACCGACTCAGAGGTGGAAGGCAGGAGTTGTGCCAGCACTGGGGGTCACCCCCCCACCATGGACAGGGGCCCAGCCAGCCCCCCACTGCCCCCCGAGACACCGTCCCCcaccctgctgtcccccagcccacTGCCCCTCCACCCGGCTCACTGTGACCTCCTGGGCTCCCGGATGGAGCGTGA CCGGGCCATCCGGGCACTGCAGGACGAGGTGTGGAGGCTGCAGCggaggctggaggagagccTGGGACACCCCAAGGGGAAAGTCCCCCCAGCCAGGGGACAGCTGGTGGCCAGTGGGACATCATCCCCCAAGGACACAGCACCCTCGGG GGAGCCCATCTCCCCTGTGGGGGGCAGGGGAGTCCCCAAGGTGACAGTCGTGAGGAGGGGGAGGTCGGCATCGCTGCCGCGGGACAGACGGGAGCTGGAACTCA CCTCCGAGTCGAACCCCTCACCCAGCGGGCCCAGGACCGCCCCTTCCCCTCGGAAGAGTCCTCGGAGCCCCTCGGGGGCAGTGACATTTCGGGGACAGTACACAG GGACACGGTACCAGGCGGGGATGCCACGTGTCACCCTGGCACCCCAAGAAGAGCTGGGACCCCCGGGGTGCGCCCAGTGCCACAGGAGAGGGACCTCAGCGG CCAGCTCCTGGGTGGATGatgcagccaggcagccccagcacagcaccccgAGGAGGACACACTGTCCCACCTGcagggcacccatgggtgcccccaCACCTCGTGTCAGGGACAAAGCCAGGCACG CAGAATGTGGCCCTGCTGACACGTCCCCCCCAGGCTCCCGCGTTGGGCCTCACACGGAGAAGCTGCAGAATCCTGGAATTTGGTACCTGGcaggcagcccctctgccccccctGCCACCATCCCCTGCCTGGCACCCATCCCCTTCGTGCCTTATGCACCCTCCCTGCT ctATTGCTCCCCAGTGGTACCTACCTCAGCCCCAGCCATGGCCAGGGTCCCCCCGCAGCCCCCTGTGGGGCAACGGCAGGCAGAgcatcccccccagccccccaccaCTGTCCCCCATGGCTGCCTgtccctggaggagctggaggaactGAACTGGACCCTGAGCCGGGCGGTGGAGGTTGCCCAGAGCATGAAGACCACCACCACCCGCATGAGCAGGACCCTGACCACCCAGCTGAGCCGAGCACGGGACCTGAGGAGCTCCTGCCTCTTCTGA
- the AKNA gene encoding microtubule organization protein AKNA isoform X2: MEISPGCWWRGVDDVTYIGDKDVPSPPPPPGHEATQVTVTPRPRAMASPAPWLQWTQTQLRHWEGEEEEEEEEDDFESRMDEDGVIGLGESTRRPLWGGGEGPEEGSPAEEGTPAKEGSPSEEGCPAKEGRWHPRRDLEEEEDQGTSGEDEGPWGAESDGEPYPELSYEGQWGSGSSGSPRVLRDDRVLCQPHGCSTDGGDTSGLSDTSPGPATPFRQHRGWGDTSGEHGQGWTPSRTLPPRLHDATSTEPVPKAQPAGTGLPAPGLPLSGELWGTGTPPAPQLQNGSQVPKKAAPRVRPPKPSRQSPSLRPRRRQTGDKEGPDPSGPGGAGTSEGTQYGRGRLNHPLPDLSKVGARVKIDQSYRPPRGRALPARPRASAAPLGFKSPAEIVREVLLSSGEGVPSQTTTTTGLPQEFRSPRQATQLVQQLQDDYHKLLTKYAEAENTIDQLRLGARVSLYTDPPRPSHSLATGTVATSSQVVALSIPRASMAAFSMASDPPDPPSGAPSPGPPTREGSPQPSFPPQPLGGCPTCPGFSCCPGTLLTGTLAGQTHKLQAQVESFESWMQAGSPSPQELLQRFRKLKDVQDALERAYLRARHQHPGGSGDFDPDRTVEGEIFHLGLRLEELKERLEPGARQQLPPQPPAWPRSPETPPQGTAGDSDEVTGALPRRLWQKQLQVEEDFSDLLAQYKHFKSLPESLSLEQLSLAESGTQEEVDGLTAGDGDPHKVPCRTRSLEEGVDLETSPLHPPERRTAPLPPRKLPWPEGTQGHMSPATTGEPPSTAKPLLGPPEPPRVPLSHRSSTAPQHPPHKEQRIVSPETDSGFVGSEASRVSPPVHTPEHRPPGTGTPGSLGPSVPILSTLCPPPRKREVTPLPSKMALVGIYPAGGQEGMGTPHLPPCPPWQSSPPPRWAESRGSKAGPHPGPHQDGGLSSGRDTPTSHTTNPGSPCPPSSPPRTDSEVEGRSCASTGGHPPTMDRGPASPPLPPETPSPTLLSPSPLPLHPAHCDLLGSRMERDRAIRALQDEVWRLQRRLEESLGHPKGKVPPARGQLVASGTSSPKDTAPSGEPISPVGGRGVPKVTVVRRGRSASLPRDRRELELTSESNPSPSGPRTAPSPRKSPRSPSGAVTFRGQYTGTRYQAGMPRVTLAPQEELGPPGCAQCHRRGTSAASSWVDDAARQPQHSTPRRTHCPTCRAPMGAPTPRVRDKARHECGPADTSPPGSRVGPHTEKLQNPGIWYLAGSPSAPPATIPCLAPIPFVPYAPSLLYCSPVVPTSAPAMARVPPQPPVGQRQAEHPPQPPTTVPHGCLSLEELEELNWTLSRAVEVAQSMKTTTTRMSRTLTTQLSRARDLRSSCLF; the protein is encoded by the exons atggagaTATCCCCAGGATGCTGGTGGAGG GGCGTGGATGATGTGACCTACATTGGTGACAAGGATGTCCCCAGCCCGCCACCGCCTCCGGGACATGAAGCGACACAAGTGACGGTGACGCCGCGCCCGCGGGCCATGGCCAGCCCGGCACCATGGCTGCAGTGGACACAAACACAgctgaggcactgggagggagaggaggaggaggaggaggaagaagacgACTTCGAAAGTCGGATGGACGAGGATGGAGTCATCGGGCTGGGGGAGAGCACCCGGAGGCCACTGTGGG GCGGTGGCGAGGGACCGGAGGAGGGCTCCCCAGCAGAGGAGGGGACCCCAGCAAAGGAGGGGTCCCCATCAGAGGAGGGGTGCCCCGCAAAGGAGGGGCGCTGGCACCCACGACGAGacctggaggaggaagaggaccAGGGCACCTCTGGGGAGGACGAGGGTCCCTGGGGGGCAGAGAGCGATGGGGAGCCCTACCCTGAGCTCTCCTACGAGGGCCAGTGGGGCTCGGGGTCCAGCGGTAGCCCCAGGGTGTTGCGGGATGATCGGGTTCTCTGCCAGCCCCACGGCTGCAGCACGGATGGTGGTGACACCTCAGGGCTGTCCGACAccagccctggccctgccaCCCCATTCCGCCAGCATCGGGGCTGGGGGGATACCAGTGGGGAGCACGGGCAGGGCTGGACCCCAAGTCGGACCCTCCCACCACGTCTCCATGATGCCACCAGCACCGAGCCAGTCCCCAAGGCCCAGCCAGCTGGGACGGGGCTGCCAGCCCCCGGTTTACCCCTCTCgggggagctgtggggcacTGGAacccctcctgcaccccagctACAAAATGGTTCCCAGGTGCCCAAGAAAGCAGCCCCCAGGGTGCGGCCCCCCAAGCCCAGCCGGCAGTCCCCGTCCCTGCGTCCTCGACGGCGGCAGACGGGTGACAAGGAGGGGCCGGATCCCTCGGGACCGGGTGGCGCCGGGACATCCGAGGGCACCCAGTATGGCCGAGGGCGCCTCAATCACCCCCTGCCCGACCTCTCGAAAGTGGGGGCACGGGTGAAGATCGACCAGAGCTACCGACCCCCGCGGGGCCGAGCCCTGCCCGCCCGCCCCAGGGCCTCTGCTGCCCCCCTGGGGTTCAAGTCCCCGGCAGAAATCGTCCGGGaggtgctgctgagcagtggggagggggtcCCCTCACagaccaccaccaccaccgGGCTGCCCCAGGAGTTCAGGTCCCCCCGACAAGCCACCCAGCTggtgcagcagctccag GATGACTACCACAAGCTGCTGACAAAGTACGCCGAGGCTGAGAACACCATTGACCAACTGCGCCTGGGGGCCAGG gtGAGCCTGTACACTGACCCACCACGgcccagccacagcctggccACTGGCACAGTGGCCACCAGTAGCCAAGTGGTGGCCCTCAGCATCCCACGGGCCAGCATGGCAGCTTTCAGCATGGCCTCAGACCCCCCAGACCCACCCAGTGGAG CTCCGTCACCAGGACCACCAACCCGGGAGGGTTCACCCCAaccttctttccccccccaaCCCTTGGGGGGCTGCCCCACCTGCCCAGGgttctcctgctgcccagggacCCTGCTGACAGGGACACTGGCGGGACAGACCCACAAGCTGCAGGCACAG GTGGAGTCCTTTGAAAGCTGGATGCAGGCGGGGAGCCCCTCACCCCAGGAACTGCTCCAG AGGTTCAGGAAGCTGAAGGATGTGCAGGATGCGCTGGAGCGGGCGTACCTGAGAGCCCGGCACCAGCACCCGGGGGGCTCGGGGGACTTCGATCCCGATCG CACGGTGGAAGGGGAGATTTTCCACCTGGGGTTGCgcctggaggagctgaaggAGCGATTGGAACCCggggccaggcagcagctccccccccagcccccagcctggcccCGCTCCCCCGAG ACCCCcccccaggggacagcaggtgACAGTGATGAGGTGACAGGGGCTTTGCCCCGGCGCCTCTGGCAGAAGCAGCTCCAAGTGGAGGAGGATTTCAGTGACCTGCTGGCACA GTACAAGCACTTCAAGTCCTTGCCCGAGTCGCTgagcctggagcagctgagcctggcAGAGAGTGGGACCCAGGAGGAGGTGGATGGGCTTACAGCAGGGGATGGTGACCCCCACAAGGTCCCCTGCAGAACACGGTCACTAGAGGAGGGGGTTGACCTCGAGACCTCCCCCTT gcACCCTCCAGAGAGAAGAACTGCACCACTGCCCCCCAGGAAGCTCCCATGGCCAGAGGGGACACAGGGCCACATGTCCCCTGCCACCACTGGGGAGCCACCATCCACAGCCAAGCCACTCCTGGGGCCTCCCGAGCCACCACGGGTGCCTCTGTCCCACCGAAGCAGCactgccccccagcaccctccccacAAG GAGCAGCGCATCGTGTCACCAGAGACAGACAGTGGCTTCGTGGGCTCAGAGGCCAGCAGGGTGTCACCCCCCGTGCACACCCCCGAGCACCGGCCCCCTGGCACTGG GACCCCTGGCTCGCTGGGaccctctgtccccatcctctcCACCCTCTGTCCCCCTCCACGGAAGAGAGAGGTGACCCCGCTTCCCTCCAAGATGGCTCTGGTGGGCATCTACCCAGCAGGTGGGCAGGAGGGCATGGGGACCCCCCACCtgcccccctgtcccccctggcagagcagcccaCCACCCCGCTGGGCCGAGAGCAGGGGCAGCAAGGCAGGACCCCACCCAGGACCCCACCAGGATGGGG GTCTCTCCTCGGGGAGGGACACCCCCACCTCCCACACCACCAACCCAGGCTCACCgtgccctccctcctccccgccACGCACCGACTCAGAGGTGGAAGGCAGGAGTTGTGCCAGCACTGGGGGTCACCCCCCCACCATGGACAGGGGCCCAGCCAGCCCCCCACTGCCCCCCGAGACACCGTCCCCcaccctgctgtcccccagcccacTGCCCCTCCACCCGGCTCACTGTGACCTCCTGGGCTCCCGGATGGAGCGTGA CCGGGCCATCCGGGCACTGCAGGACGAGGTGTGGAGGCTGCAGCggaggctggaggagagccTGGGACACCCCAAGGGGAAAGTCCCCCCAGCCAGGGGACAGCTGGTGGCCAGTGGGACATCATCCCCCAAGGACACAGCACCCTCGGG GGAGCCCATCTCCCCTGTGGGGGGCAGGGGAGTCCCCAAGGTGACAGTCGTGAGGAGGGGGAGGTCGGCATCGCTGCCGCGGGACAGACGGGAGCTGGAACTCA CCTCCGAGTCGAACCCCTCACCCAGCGGGCCCAGGACCGCCCCTTCCCCTCGGAAGAGTCCTCGGAGCCCCTCGGGGGCAGTGACATTTCGGGGACAGTACACAG GGACACGGTACCAGGCGGGGATGCCACGTGTCACCCTGGCACCCCAAGAAGAGCTGGGACCCCCGGGGTGCGCCCAGTGCCACAGGAGAGGGACCTCAGCGG CCAGCTCCTGGGTGGATGatgcagccaggcagccccagcacagcaccccgAGGAGGACACACTGTCCCACCTGcagggcacccatgggtgcccccaCACCTCGTGTCAGGGACAAAGCCAGGCACG AATGTGGCCCTGCTGACACGTCCCCCCCAGGCTCCCGCGTTGGGCCTCACACGGAGAAGCTGCAGAATCCTGGAATTTGGTACCTGGcaggcagcccctctgccccccctGCCACCATCCCCTGCCTGGCACCCATCCCCTTCGTGCCTTATGCACCCTCCCTGCT ctATTGCTCCCCAGTGGTACCTACCTCAGCCCCAGCCATGGCCAGGGTCCCCCCGCAGCCCCCTGTGGGGCAACGGCAGGCAGAgcatcccccccagccccccaccaCTGTCCCCCATGGCTGCCTgtccctggaggagctggaggaactGAACTGGACCCTGAGCCGGGCGGTGGAGGTTGCCCAGAGCATGAAGACCACCACCACCCGCATGAGCAGGACCCTGACCACCCAGCTGAGCCGAGCACGGGACCTGAGGAGCTCCTGCCTCTTCTGA